A genomic segment from Methanolobus zinderi encodes:
- the ilvN gene encoding acetolactate synthase small subunit yields the protein MRHTLSVLVENKHGVLTRVAGMFSRRGYNIDSLTVGVTEDPTISRMTIVVRGDDEVLEQVTKQLNKLIDVIRVTDLKSEETVERELALFKVSSDVSNRSEIMQIADIFRARIIDVAPRSVIIEVTGDESKIDAIEQLLRPFGIREMVRTGKVALRRGAKGVSS from the coding sequence ATGAGACACACACTTTCAGTTCTGGTTGAGAACAAGCACGGTGTACTCACAAGAGTCGCAGGTATGTTCTCAAGAAGAGGTTACAACATTGACAGCCTGACAGTGGGAGTCACTGAAGACCCCACCATCTCCCGCATGACCATTGTGGTAAGAGGCGATGACGAGGTCTTAGAACAGGTCACAAAGCAGCTCAACAAACTCATCGATGTGATAAGGGTCACTGACCTCAAATCCGAAGAAACGGTGGAAAGGGAGCTTGCTCTCTTCAAGGTAAGTTCTGACGTCAGCAACCGCTCGGAGATCATGCAGATCGCGGACATCTTCCGCGCAAGGATCATCGATGTTGCTCCAAGATCCGTGATAATAGAAGTTACAGGCGATGAATCAAAGATAGATGCCATCGAGCAGCTATTGCGTCCCTTCGGGATCAGGGAAATGGTCAGGACCGGCAAGGTCGCCCTGAGAAGAGGGGCGAAAGGTGTTTCAAGCTGA
- a CDS encoding nitroreductase family protein, producing the protein MPATIDTILSRRSIREFTDEKVSREDIERILNTARWAPSGLNNQPWKFMVIQNEETMEKLEGCTHYAKVIRSAPLLIAVFLDRETMYNHTKDVQAIGAAIQNMLLACCDLGLGAVWLGEILNQEEKVNLILSCPESLELMAVIAIGHPAKGSDSSPRKPRKNLKDICYEENCEKNWR; encoded by the coding sequence CTGCCAGCAACTATAGACACAATACTCTCAAGAAGAAGTATCAGAGAATTCACAGATGAGAAGGTAAGTCGTGAGGATATAGAGAGAATACTTAATACCGCAAGGTGGGCGCCCTCGGGACTGAACAACCAGCCATGGAAATTCATGGTGATCCAGAACGAGGAGACCATGGAAAAGCTGGAGGGATGTACCCACTATGCAAAGGTGATCAGAAGCGCACCTCTCCTGATAGCGGTATTCCTAGACCGGGAAACCATGTACAATCATACAAAGGACGTACAGGCCATTGGTGCAGCCATTCAGAACATGTTGCTTGCCTGCTGTGACCTGGGGCTCGGAGCTGTCTGGCTGGGAGAGATACTCAACCAGGAAGAGAAAGTTAACTTGATTCTGAGTTGTCCCGAATCACTGGAGCTTATGGCAGTAATTGCGATCGGACATCCTGCAAAGGGTAGCGACAGCTCGCCAAGAAAGCCAAGGAAAAATCTCAAAGATATCTGTTATGAAGAAAATTGTGAGAAAAACTGGAGGTAG
- the ilvC gene encoding ketol-acid reductoisomerase has translation MAQMYYDSDADLDVLKGKKIAVMGYGSQGHAQAQNLHDSGLDVVIGLRKGSKRWKQAEDDGLKVMTVAEAAKAADVVQILLPDEVQSQVYYSEIEPGLEAGNAIVFSHGFNIHYNQIRPQEDIDVYMVAPKSPGHLVRRTYKDGAGVPGLIAVFQDASGNAKQMALAHARGVGCTRAGVYETTFREETETDLFGEQVDLCGGVASLIKTSFEVLVEAGYQPEMAYFETCHELKLIVDLIHEGGLDKMWYSVSNTAEYGGMTVGPKVINELSREAMYEALDRIQNGEFAREFVLEGKANRPVLTAMERQDREHPVEVVGKQIRAKMPWLNSELNEK, from the coding sequence ATGGCACAAATGTATTATGATAGCGATGCTGACCTTGATGTTCTGAAAGGTAAAAAGATCGCAGTGATGGGTTACGGAAGCCAGGGGCATGCACAGGCCCAGAACCTGCACGACTCCGGACTGGATGTTGTGATCGGTCTGAGAAAGGGAAGCAAGAGATGGAAGCAGGCAGAGGACGATGGCCTCAAGGTCATGACAGTTGCCGAGGCTGCAAAGGCTGCGGACGTCGTACAGATACTCCTGCCCGATGAAGTACAGTCACAGGTATACTACAGTGAGATCGAACCCGGTCTTGAGGCAGGTAATGCAATCGTGTTCTCACACGGTTTCAACATCCACTACAATCAGATCAGGCCACAGGAAGACATTGATGTTTACATGGTAGCTCCGAAGAGCCCCGGACACCTTGTCAGAAGGACCTACAAGGACGGTGCGGGAGTACCTGGCCTCATAGCAGTATTCCAGGATGCAAGCGGCAATGCAAAGCAGATGGCACTTGCCCACGCAAGAGGTGTCGGATGTACCCGTGCAGGCGTATACGAGACAACTTTCCGCGAGGAAACAGAGACCGATCTCTTCGGAGAGCAGGTAGACCTCTGTGGAGGTGTGGCATCACTCATTAAGACCTCTTTCGAGGTGCTTGTCGAAGCCGGCTACCAGCCTGAGATGGCATATTTTGAGACCTGTCACGAGCTCAAGCTCATTGTGGACCTGATCCATGAAGGCGGACTTGACAAGATGTGGTACTCAGTATCCAATACCGCAGAATACGGTGGTATGACAGTAGGTCCGAAGGTCATCAACGAGCTTTCCAGGGAAGCAATGTACGAGGCACTTGATAGAATACAGAATGGTGAGTTTGCACGTGAATTCGTACTCGAGGGCAAGGCAAACAGGCCAGTACTCACTGCCATGGAAAGACAGGACAGGGAGCACCCTGTTGAGGTCGTCGGTAAACAGATCAGAGCAAAGATGCCCTGGCTGAACAGCGAACTGAACGAAAAGTAG